A stretch of DNA from Cellulomonas xiejunii:
TGGATCGCTCTCTCGCGGGGAGGGGGCCCCGTCCTGTCGTGACAGTGCGATCCAGTTGCGCCGTGGGTTGTGGACGGTGACTGGATTGCTCTCTCGCGGGGAGGAGGGGCTGCCCGTCCTGTCGTGAGAGTGCGATCCAGTTGCGCGGTGGGTTGTGGAGGGGGACTGGATTGCTCTCTCGCGGGGGAGGGTGGGTGGGTGGGGTCAGAGGGGGCCGACGGCCAGGATGCGCAGGCGGACCTCGCCGGCCTCGTCGGACGCCGCGAGGTCGACGAGAGCGTCGATGCGCCAGTCGTGGTCGCCCGCCGGGTCGTCGAGGATCTGCCGCACGTGCCACGTGCCGGCCGCGGGACCGTGCGCGTCGGCCGCCGTGCCCGCCGTCACCTGGAACAGCGCGGGGCCCCGTGCGGCCGCGCCCGTGCCGATCTCGTCGTGCGCGTCGAAGTACGGCTCGACGGCGTCGGCCCAGCGGTCGGCGGTCCACGGCTCATCCTCGGCGTCGACGTCGCCCAGCGCCGCGAGCGCGCCCCAGCGCTCGCGGGCGACGAGCTCGACGCGACGGAACATGGCTCCCCGCACGAGCGCGCGGAACGCGCGCGGGTCGGCGGTGACGGGCGGCGGGGGAGCGTCGCCCTCCTCGGCGTCGGCGACGTCCGCGACCGCGGCGTCCGGGTCGGACAGCCGCTCCCACTCGTCGAGCAGGCTCGAGTCCGTGCGTCGCACGAGGTCGCCGAGCCAGGCGACGATCTCCTCGAGCTCCTCGGTGCGGCGGTCCTCCGGGACGGTCCGACGCAGGGCGCGGTACGCGTCGGCGAGATAGCGCAGCAGGACGCCCTCGGTGCGGTCCAGCGAGTAGAGCTGCACGTACTCCGCGAACGTCGCGGCGCGCTCGTGCATCTCGCGGACGACCGACTTGGGCGACAGCGTGAGGTCCGCGACCCACGGGTTGGTGCGCCGGTAGGTCGCGAACGTCGCCTCGAGCAGCTCGCTCAGCGGACGCGGGTACGTGACGCCCTCGAGCAGTGCCATGCGCTCGTCGTACTCCAGGCCCTCGGCCTTCATCGCGGCGACCGCCTCGCCACGCGCCTTGTTCTCCTGCGCGGCGAGGACCTGGCGCGGGTCGTCCAGCGTGGCCTCGATGACGGAGACCACGTCGTGCGCGTACCCCGGGTCCTGCGGGTCGAGCAGGTCCAGAGCCGCGTACGCGAACGGCGAGAGCGCCTGGTCGAGCGCGAAGTTGAACGGCAGGTCCGCGACGAGCTGCACGGTCCGGCGCCGGCCGCCTCGCGCCGCCGGGTCGTCGACCCACGGGCGTTCGACGACGCCGCCCGCGCGCAACGAGCGGTACACGTCGACCGCCCGGCGGACGTGCCGCGCCCGGGCGCCGGCCGGCTCGTGGTTGTCGGTGAGCAGCCGCGTCATGACGGCCACGGGGTCGCCGCGCCCGTCACGGCCGCGCTGCAGCACGTGCAGGACCATCGCGTGCGACACCTGGAAGCTCGACGTGAGCGGCTCGGGAGGGGCATCCCGCAGGCGCTCGAACGTCTTGTCGGTCCAGTTGACGTGGCCCGACGGCGCCTGCTTGCGGACGATCTTCTTCTGCTTGCGCGGGTCGTCGCCGGCCTTGGCCAGTGCCTTGCGGTTCTCGATCACGTGGTCGGGCGCCTGCACGACGACCTCCCCGACCGTGTCGTAGCCCGCACGCCCCGCGCGTCCCGCGATCTGGTGGAACTCCCGCGCACTGAGGTGCCGCATGCGCACGCCGTCGTACTTCACGAGGCTGGTGAGCACGACCGTGCGGATGGGGACGTTGATGCCGACGCCCAGGGTGTCCGTCCCGCAGACGACCGGGAGCAGGCCGCGCTGCGTCAGTCGCTCGACGACGCGGCGGTACTTGGGCAGCATCCCCGCGTGGTGCACGCCGACGCCGTGCCGAAGCAGCCGCGACAGGGTCTTGCCGAACCCGGGACCGAACCGGAAGCCGCCGAGCTCGGCGGCGATCGCGTCGCGCTGCGCGCGGCTCGCGAGGGGGGTCGAGAGCAGCGACTGCGCGCGCTCCACGGCCTCCTTCTGCGTGAAGTGCACGACGTACACGGGTGCGCGGCGGGTCGACACGAGCTCGTCGAGCAGCTCGTGCAGCGGCTCGACCGAGTACGCGAACGTCAACGGCACGGGTCGCTCCGTGTTGGCGACCACCGCCACGTCCCGGCCCGTGCGGCGTTCCAGGTCCTCGACGAAGAACGAGACGTCACCCAGGGTGGCCGACATGAGCAGGAACTGCGTGCGCGTGAGCTCGAGCAGCGGGACCTGCCACGCCCACCCACGCTGCGGGTCGGCGTAGTAGTGGAACTCGTCCATGACGACCAGGCCGACGTCGGTGTCGGGGCCGTCGCGCAGCGCCTGGTTGGCGAGGATCTCGGCCGTGCAGCACACGATGGGCGCATCGGAGTTGATCGCGGAGTCGCCCGTCACCATCCCGACGTTGGCCGACCCGAACACGTCGACGAGGGCGAAGAACTTCTCGCTGACCAGCGCCTTGATCGGTGCGGTGTAGTAGGAGCGGCGGCCCTGCGCCAGCGCCACCGCGTGCGCGGCGACGCCCGCGAGCGACTTCCCGGAGCCGGTCGGCGTCGACAGGATCACGTGCGCCCCGGTGAGGAGCTCGAGGAGCGCTTCCTCCTGGTGCGGGTAGAGCGTCAGGCCCTGGTCCGCGGCCCAGGACGTGAACACCTCGTACAGCGCGTCGGGGTCGTGCGCGGCGTCCCCGGAAGGCAGGCGGTCGGTCAGGTTCGCAGCGTCGGGCACGGTGCGATCCTCGCACGTGGCGCCCCGCCGCCCGTGGCCCGGCCGGTGCGGGCCGGACCACGCGGCGCCCGGCGCCCGGCCTCGGCCCCGGTCGTCCCGTCACGCGTCAGGTCGCGTCCCACAGCAGGCGGTAGTACGCGATGCGCTCGTCGTCGGGCTCGACGCCGTAGGCCTCGTACACGGTGGTCTCGTACCCGGGGCCGTAGTTCCACGCGGTGCTCCACGCGGCGATCGCCAGGTCGGCCCAGCGGTCGGCGACGCCCAGTCGCCCCAGGTCGACGTGCGCGGCCCAGCGGCCGTCGTCGCCGATCAGCGTGTTGGGCGCGCAGGCGTCGCCCTGGCACACGACGAGCAGGTCGACCGGCGGGACGTCGACCAGCCGTGCACGCGCCTCCTGCACCGTCAGACCCCGGTGCTCGGGCGACCAGTCGGCCGGGGTGTCGCCGGCGTCGAGGTGCTCCAGGGCGGTCGTGAGGCGGGCATGCACGGACCAGTCGAAGGGGCACTCACCCGCGGGCAGGGTGTCGTGCAGGGACCGGAGCCCGGCGCCGATCGCGGACGCCGCCTCCGCCGGTCGCCCGGACCACGGCGGCACGACGGCACTGCGAGCGTCGAGGGCTGCGGTGACCAGCCAGGTCCCGTCGTCGTCGGCACCGAGGTCGAGGACGTGGGGCACGGGCGTGAACCGGACGGCCCAGGTCAGGCGCTGCGCCTCGGCGAGCAGGTCGATCTCGGTGACCTCGGCGGGTGCCCACTTGACGTACCGGTCGCGCCCGACGCGGAACGTCACGCCGCCGCTCCCGTTGACCCACACGGCCTCGACGGGGGAGCCGGCGGCGATCCGCTCCACTGCCGCAGGCACGGGTACGTCCTCACCGGGCAGTCCGCTGGGGATCTGGGGAGGGACGATCGGTCCGGTGGCGGTGTCGGGCACGCGGCGATCATCGCACCGCCGTCGCCGTCGGCTCCCGAGCACCGCGTCGGCGGCGGTCGGTGGACGATCAGGTGCGGGTCGACGCCCGCCCGCGCGGCCCGCAGAGGGGCGGGCGTGGCGACGTGATTCTCGTCGTCCCGGGACGTACGGGCCGGTAACCTACGGTCACGTAGGTTACGCTGGCGTAGTGACGCTCCCAGCACACCCCGCCGACCTGCCCGCTGCCTGGCCGCAGGGAGTTCCGCGCGACATCGAGATCCCCGACGAGCCCCTCACCGCCACGCTCGACCGCGCGGTGCAGGACCACCCGGACCGGGTCGCCATCGACTTCCTGGGTCAGGCCACCACGTACCGCGACCTCGGCGCCCAGGTCGACCGCGGGACCCGCGTGCTGCACGACCTCGGTGTACGCGCGGGCGACCGGGTCGCCCTCGTCATGCCCAACTGCACGTCGCACATCGTCGCCTTCTGGTCGGTCCTGCGCCTCGGCGCCATCGTCGTGGAGCACAACCCCACGTACACGTCGGACGAGCTGGCGCACCAGCTGGCCGACTCCGGCGCCACCGTGGCGATCGTCTGGGAGCAGGCCGTGCCGCGGGTCCTCGAGGCCCAGGACCGGACGGAGCTGCGTCACGTCGTGGCCGTCGACCTCTCGGCCGACCTGCCGCGCACCGCGCGCTGGGCGCTGAAGCTGCCCGTCGCCAAGGCCCGGACGACGCGTGCCGCCATGCGCGGACCCGTGCCTGCCGGCGTCCCGCACTGGCACCGCCTGGTGGCGGCCGCGGCGCCGCTGCGGCCGTCCGACGCACCCGTGGCCTCGGACACCGCGCTGCTGCAGTACACCGGCGGCACCACCGGCACCCCCAAGGCCGCCGTCCTGAGCCACCGCAACCTCGTCGCCAACGCGCTGCAGGGCCAGACGTGGACGCAGCACGAGCCGGGCACCGAGGTCGTCTACGGCGTCCTGCCGTTCTTCCACGCGTTCGGCCTGACGCTGTGCCTCACGTACGCCGTGCGGATCGCTGCGACGCTCGTCGTGCTGCCCTCGTTCGACCCGGCCCGCGTGCTGGCGGCCCAGCGCCGCCGCCCGGGCACGTTCATCCCCGCCGTGCCCCCGATGCTCGACCGGCTGGCCGTGGCGGCCGAGGAGGCCGGCGCCGACCTGACGTCGTTCCGGTACTCGATCAGCGGCGCCATGGCGCTGCCGCGCGCGACCGCCGAGCGCTGGGAGCGCGTCACGGGCGGCCTCGTGTCCGAGGGCTACGGCATGACCGAGACCTCGCCCGTCGCGCTCGGCAACCCGCTGAGCCCTGACCGACGTCCGGGGGCCCTCGGCCTGCCGTTCCCCTCCACGTACATTCGCGTCGTCGACCAGGAGGACCCCACACGCGACGTCGCGACGGGCGAGCAGGGCGAGCTGCTCATCTCCGGTCCGCAGGTCTTCCAGGGCTACTGGAAGCGACCCGAGGAGACGGCGCACCAGCTGCTCGAGGGCGGCTGGCTGCGCACCGGTGACGTGGTCCGCGTCGACGACGACGGCATGGTCGTCCTCGTCGACCGGATGAAGGAGATGATCGTCACCGGCGGCTTCAAGGTGTACCCCTCGCAGGTCGAGGACCACCTGCGCGGCATGCCGGGCGTCTTCGACGTCGCGGTGGTGGGCGAGCCCGCCGGCGACATGGGCGAGCACGTCGTGGCCGCCGTCGTGCTGCACGACGACGGGTCCGGCGCAGGCGTCGACCTCGCCGCGGTGCGCGAGTGGTGCGAGACGCGCCTCGCGCGGTACGCGCTGCCCCGGCGCCTGGTCGTGCTCAGCGACCTGCCGCGCTCACAGGTCGGCAAGGTGCTGCGCCGGGTCGTCCGCGAGCAGGTGCTCGACAAGACCCCGAAGAATTCCTGACACCCCCGCGTGAGCGTCGCCCCCGCCGCTCCGCACGTGCCGGGCCGGTGACGGACCGAAGTACCGTGTGCGCGTGAGCGAGACGGACGACGCAGCCGTGGTGGAGATGTGGACCGACGGCGCCTGCAAGGGCAACCCCGGCGTGGGTGGCTGGGGGGCCTGGATGCGCTTCGGCGACCAGGAGAAGGAGCTGTGGGGTGGCGAGGCCGCCACCACCAACAACCGCATGGAGCTCACGGCGGTCATCGAAGGGCTGCGGGCGCTGCGCCGCCCCTGCCGGGTGACGCTGCACGTCGACTCGACGTACGTCATGAACGGGCTCACCAAGTGGCTGCCCAACTGGAAGCGCAACGGCTGGGTCACGGGGGAGAAGAAGCCCGTGAAGAACAAGGAGCTCTGGCAGGCGCTCGAGATCGAGGTCGAGCGTCATCACGTGACGTGGGTCTGGGTGAAGGGCCACGCGGGCGACCCGGGCAACGAGCGGGCCGACGGGCTGGCCAACCGCGGCGTCGACGACGTGCGGGCCGGCGTGCGCTGACGCGGCCGTCGCCCGCGCGCGTCCGCCCGGGCCGACGACTCAGCGCACCGCGCGGAGCCACCGACGCCGGCCGGTCGGCGCAGCAGGTGGTGGGTCCAGCGGGAGACCGGCGTGGAAGCAGACGGCCCGGGCCTGGCCCGGCGACAGCCCGGCCGAGGGCAGCAGCGCGACCAGGCGTGACCGCTGTTCGGCCCCCGGGGTGCCCCACGTCGTGGCTGCGGAGTGCTGGAGCCAGCTCGCCACGCCCGTGCGCCCGAGCTCGGCGAGGTGCGGGTCGGGGTCGGTCGCCGCGCGCACGTCGGCCTCGACGCGGTGCCACCCGCCGTGCGCGCGCGTCAGACGCCACGCGGTGCGACGGTGAGCGGGGTCGTCGGAGGCCCACGGCGGTGCCGCATGACGCAACGGCAGGCCTCGACGTGCGAGCAGGGCGCCGACGGCGGTGCTGACCGCGGGGCTCGGGTCGAGCAGCAGGGGCGTCAGCAGATCGGCGACCTCTGAACCCGGCGCCAGGCCGAGCGTCGCGCGGGCCGCGGCCGCGCGCACGCGTGCGCTGGGATCGCCGAGCGCGGCCACGGCGGGCGCCAGGTCGCGCTCGTCGCCCGCCTCTGCCAGCTCGAGGAGGCTCACGGCGCGTCGCCACGCGGGGCCGCCCGCACCGTCACGGACGGTGCGGTACACCTCGGTCGGGTCGATCCCGCGCCGTCGTGCGCGTGGCCGTGCGAGCTCCCGGACGCGCGGCGCACGGTCGAGCAGCAGCGCGGCGAGGGTCTCGACGGCAAGCGCGTCGGCCGGCAACGCGTCGAGTGCCGTGACACGCACCTCGACGGACCGCGCGGTCAGCAGCGCGGTCAGCGAGGCGACGTCCCCCGCGTCGGCGAGCCGCTGCGCGCACCACGCGCGCGACCACTGGTCGGGGTCGTGCAGCGCCACCGCGACCAGCTCGCCCGGCGTGAGCGGCTCGCGCTCGGGCGCGTCCACGAGGGCCCACCGTCGCACGGCCCGGCGCCCGCTGGCACGCAGGGTCGTGGCACCGGCGACCCGCAGGGCGCGGTCCCGGACCCGGTCGACGGGGTCCGGCGAGGTCGTGCGGTCGCAGCCGGCGAGCAGGACGTCGAGTGCCGCCTCGATCGTCGCGGTGTCCACGAGGACCGCGTCGAGCGACGCCCACGCCGCGTCCCGCACGGACGCGACGTGGTCGAACGTCCGTACGGCGAGCGCGGCCGCCGCCAGCGGACCCGCCGACGCCCCGAGGGCGTGGGTGGCGCGCTGCCGGACCCGGCCGTCGACGTGCAGGCTGGTGACAGCCGCCACGAGGCCTGACGGTTCGAGGAGGGTCGGACCCAGCCAGCCCTGCGTGCCCTCCACGCGGTGCGTCGAGCCCGCGGGATCCCAGGAACGGGCCGACCGGTCGACCCGGAGCCAGCCGCGGCCGTCGAGGCCGTGCAACAGAGCGCCCGCCGCGTGCCACGCGCCCGGGTCGTCGCGCACGGCTGCCGGCACGACGCTGCGCAGCAGCTCGCGGGGAGATGACGTCACGGGCCCACTGTGCCGTGGGCGCAGGCTGCCCGCCCGTCTTTTGGCGGACGTCGGTGTGCGCGGTGACGACCGGCGGGGCGGCTGTCGTCACCGCCCCCTGCCTCCCGAGCCGTCAGGCCCCGACGGGCGTCCACCGCGCGTCGTCGGCCGCGGACCGCTCGACCGCGTCCAGCACCCGCTGCACCTGCAGGCCGTCCGCGAACGTCGGCGCCGGGTGGGTACCCGCCGCGACCGCCTCGACGAGGTCGACGACCTGGTGCGTGAACGCGTGCTCGTAGCCCAGGCCGTGGCCGGTGGGCCACCAGCTGCCCGTGTACGGGTGCTCGGGCTCGGTGACGTACACGCGCCGGAAGCCCTGCAGGCCGGCCGGGTCGTGCGCGTCGTACACGTGCAGGACGTTCATGTCCTCGAAGTCGAACGCGATCGACCCCTCGGTGCCGTTGATCTCGACGCGGATGGCGTTGCGCCGCCCGAGCGCGAAGCGCGTCGCCTCGAACAGCGCGAGCCCGCCGCCCGAGAGGCGCGACGTGAACACCGCGGCGTCGTCGACCGTGACCGGCCCCGTCGCGCCGCTCGTGTCCCCGACGCCCGACAGGCCGCCGAACTCCGCTGCGACCGGCCGCTCGGTGACGAACGTCGCGAGCTGCGCCGACACGCCTGTCAGGGTCTCGCCCGTGATGA
This window harbors:
- a CDS encoding DEAD/DEAH box helicase, producing MPDAANLTDRLPSGDAAHDPDALYEVFTSWAADQGLTLYPHQEEALLELLTGAHVILSTPTGSGKSLAGVAAHAVALAQGRRSYYTAPIKALVSEKFFALVDVFGSANVGMVTGDSAINSDAPIVCCTAEILANQALRDGPDTDVGLVVMDEFHYYADPQRGWAWQVPLLELTRTQFLLMSATLGDVSFFVEDLERRTGRDVAVVANTERPVPLTFAYSVEPLHELLDELVSTRRAPVYVVHFTQKEAVERAQSLLSTPLASRAQRDAIAAELGGFRFGPGFGKTLSRLLRHGVGVHHAGMLPKYRRVVERLTQRGLLPVVCGTDTLGVGINVPIRTVVLTSLVKYDGVRMRHLSAREFHQIAGRAGRAGYDTVGEVVVQAPDHVIENRKALAKAGDDPRKQKKIVRKQAPSGHVNWTDKTFERLRDAPPEPLTSSFQVSHAMVLHVLQRGRDGRGDPVAVMTRLLTDNHEPAGARARHVRRAVDVYRSLRAGGVVERPWVDDPAARGGRRRTVQLVADLPFNFALDQALSPFAYAALDLLDPQDPGYAHDVVSVIEATLDDPRQVLAAQENKARGEAVAAMKAEGLEYDERMALLEGVTYPRPLSELLEATFATYRRTNPWVADLTLSPKSVVREMHERAATFAEYVQLYSLDRTEGVLLRYLADAYRALRRTVPEDRRTEELEEIVAWLGDLVRRTDSSLLDEWERLSDPDAAVADVADAEEGDAPPPPVTADPRAFRALVRGAMFRRVELVARERWGALAALGDVDAEDEPWTADRWADAVEPYFDAHDEIGTGAAARGPALFQVTAGTAADAHGPAAGTWHVRQILDDPAGDHDWRIDALVDLAASDEAGEVRLRILAVGPL
- the rnhA gene encoding ribonuclease HI, whose translation is MWTDGACKGNPGVGGWGAWMRFGDQEKELWGGEAATTNNRMELTAVIEGLRALRRPCRVTLHVDSTYVMNGLTKWLPNWKRNGWVTGEKKPVKNKELWQALEIEVERHHVTWVWVKGHAGDPGNERADGLANRGVDDVRAGVR
- a CDS encoding AMP-binding protein, with amino-acid sequence MTLPAHPADLPAAWPQGVPRDIEIPDEPLTATLDRAVQDHPDRVAIDFLGQATTYRDLGAQVDRGTRVLHDLGVRAGDRVALVMPNCTSHIVAFWSVLRLGAIVVEHNPTYTSDELAHQLADSGATVAIVWEQAVPRVLEAQDRTELRHVVAVDLSADLPRTARWALKLPVAKARTTRAAMRGPVPAGVPHWHRLVAAAAPLRPSDAPVASDTALLQYTGGTTGTPKAAVLSHRNLVANALQGQTWTQHEPGTEVVYGVLPFFHAFGLTLCLTYAVRIAATLVVLPSFDPARVLAAQRRRPGTFIPAVPPMLDRLAVAAEEAGADLTSFRYSISGAMALPRATAERWERVTGGLVSEGYGMTETSPVALGNPLSPDRRPGALGLPFPSTYIRVVDQEDPTRDVATGEQGELLISGPQVFQGYWKRPEETAHQLLEGGWLRTGDVVRVDDDGMVVLVDRMKEMIVTGGFKVYPSQVEDHLRGMPGVFDVAVVGEPAGDMGEHVVAAVVLHDDGSGAGVDLAAVREWCETRLARYALPRRLVVLSDLPRSQVGKVLRRVVREQVLDKTPKNS
- a CDS encoding aminoglycoside 3'-phosphotransferase; protein product: MPDTATGPIVPPQIPSGLPGEDVPVPAAVERIAAGSPVEAVWVNGSGGVTFRVGRDRYVKWAPAEVTEIDLLAEAQRLTWAVRFTPVPHVLDLGADDDGTWLVTAALDARSAVVPPWSGRPAEAASAIGAGLRSLHDTLPAGECPFDWSVHARLTTALEHLDAGDTPADWSPEHRGLTVQEARARLVDVPPVDLLVVCQGDACAPNTLIGDDGRWAAHVDLGRLGVADRWADLAIAAWSTAWNYGPGYETTVYEAYGVEPDDERIAYYRLLWDAT